One window of Pseudacidobacterium ailaaui genomic DNA carries:
- a CDS encoding amino acid permease, with amino-acid sequence MSDSEAPEHSLKKTLGPWSLTALGIGAVIGSGIFTVIGTAIAGEQFDASSILNTPVLDYLVHHTALVGRPGAGPALALSLVLVAIVCAFTGLCYAELASMIPIAGSAYTYTYATLGELVAWIIGWDLILEYAFSNMAVCVGFAAHIVDLMDWLGIHPSARWISPAYLPSGLQDFHGNTLYAPGWHFGFNWPAFLIVMLLTVVLVRGIRESAETNNVMVLLKIAAILIFIAFGAHFVHPSNWHPFSPNGWSGLLTGGSIIFFTYIGFDSVSTAAEECRNPQRDVPIGILATLLICTLLYIGVAVVLTGLVKWNTLVGDAAPVVNTLRKLSAMNHSATLHWGRLVILIGALLGMISSILVFQIGQARVWFAMSRDRLLPAVFSKVHPRYRTPAVSTWVAGIVVGLPAGLLDIGTFSDLSNIGTLFAFVLVSAGVLILRYKDPHRHRSFRCPGGPVFPVLSILFCVLLMAGLPIMTWLRFFIWLAIGLVIYFSYSRKRSEFCPEGPGK; translated from the coding sequence ATCAGCGATTCGGAAGCGCCCGAGCACAGCCTGAAGAAAACGCTGGGGCCGTGGTCTCTTACGGCGCTGGGCATTGGCGCAGTCATCGGCTCGGGCATCTTCACCGTCATCGGCACAGCCATTGCCGGCGAGCAGTTTGATGCTTCTTCCATCCTGAACACGCCGGTGCTGGACTATCTGGTGCATCATACCGCCCTGGTGGGGCGTCCCGGCGCCGGACCGGCGCTGGCCCTTTCCCTGGTCCTGGTGGCGATTGTCTGTGCCTTTACCGGCCTTTGCTATGCTGAGCTTGCTTCGATGATCCCGATTGCCGGATCAGCCTATACCTACACGTACGCCACGCTGGGCGAACTGGTTGCCTGGATCATCGGCTGGGACCTGATTCTGGAGTACGCCTTCTCCAACATGGCAGTGTGCGTCGGCTTTGCCGCGCACATTGTGGACTTGATGGACTGGCTCGGCATTCATCCATCGGCGCGATGGATCTCGCCGGCCTATCTTCCCAGCGGACTCCAGGACTTCCACGGGAACACCCTCTATGCGCCCGGATGGCACTTCGGTTTTAACTGGCCGGCATTTCTCATCGTCATGCTCCTGACCGTGGTGCTGGTGCGGGGCATCCGCGAGTCGGCGGAGACGAACAACGTGATGGTGCTGCTGAAGATTGCGGCCATCCTGATCTTCATTGCCTTCGGCGCACACTTTGTACACCCGTCGAACTGGCATCCATTTTCTCCCAATGGTTGGTCCGGACTTCTGACCGGCGGCTCCATCATCTTTTTCACCTACATTGGCTTTGATTCTGTTTCGACGGCGGCCGAGGAATGCAGGAACCCGCAGCGCGATGTGCCGATCGGCATCCTGGCGACGCTGTTGATCTGCACGCTGCTTTATATTGGGGTGGCGGTCGTTCTGACCGGGCTGGTCAAATGGAACACGCTGGTCGGCGATGCTGCTCCGGTGGTGAACACGCTACGCAAGCTCTCTGCAATGAACCATAGCGCGACCCTGCACTGGGGGCGCCTGGTGATCCTTATCGGTGCATTGCTGGGCATGATCTCGTCCATTCTGGTCTTCCAGATCGGGCAGGCGCGCGTCTGGTTTGCCATGTCCCGTGATCGCCTGCTGCCCGCGGTCTTTTCGAAGGTACATCCGCGTTACCGGACGCCGGCGGTCTCCACGTGGGTGGCCGGGATCGTCGTCGGGCTGCCGGCCGGATTGCTGGACATCGGCACCTTCTCTGACCTGTCAAACATCGGTACGCTTTTCGCATTTGTACTGGTCTCGGCCGGTGTGCTGATTCTGCGCTATAAGGACCCGCATCGGCACCGCAGCTTCCGCTGTCCCGGTGGTCCGGTCTTCCCGGTGCTCAGCATTCTCTTTTGTGTGCTGCTGATGGCTGGATTGCCGATCATGACTTGGCTGCGTTTCTTTATCTGGCTGGCGATTGGCCTGGTGATCTATTTCAGTTACAGCCGCAAGCGCAGCGAGTTCTGTCCGGAAGGCCCTGGGAAGTGA
- the add gene encoding adenosine deaminase, which yields MTPSATASFLRRLPKAELHLHLEGTIAPETLVELSRRHDPEPLTLAQAEALYQYTDFTGFLMAFKAVSDRLRTPEDYELITFRMAEQLAAQGIVHAEVYVAVGVIYFWGRSEFEPLFAGMERARLLAERDFGLSLFWIFDAVRHFGVEPAARVFRKAAEMRREYPSIVGIGIGGDERRGPAELFRGLYSEARDAGLHLTVHAGEAVGPESIWGALNLGAERLGHALTAIEDPELVHVLAERQIPVEICMTSNLRTGCCARLQDHPVRRYFDSGLLVTLNSDDPAMFGSNLEGEFLLAHQEFGFTEEHLRELAANSIEASFLPAEQKVRWLHQIEQSIE from the coding sequence GTGACGCCGTCTGCCACAGCTTCCTTTCTGCGCCGTCTGCCCAAGGCCGAGCTGCATCTGCATCTGGAAGGGACCATCGCACCGGAGACGCTGGTGGAACTGAGCCGCAGACATGATCCTGAACCGCTGACGCTGGCGCAGGCCGAGGCGCTGTATCAGTACACGGACTTTACAGGCTTTTTGATGGCCTTCAAGGCCGTCTCAGATCGTCTGCGTACCCCGGAAGACTACGAGTTGATCACCTTCAGAATGGCTGAGCAGCTTGCAGCGCAGGGCATCGTCCATGCCGAGGTCTATGTTGCCGTGGGGGTCATCTACTTCTGGGGGCGTTCAGAGTTTGAGCCGCTGTTTGCGGGCATGGAACGCGCCCGTCTGCTGGCTGAAAGGGACTTTGGCCTGAGCCTGTTCTGGATCTTTGATGCCGTGCGTCATTTCGGCGTCGAGCCTGCCGCGCGCGTCTTCCGTAAGGCCGCCGAGATGAGGCGGGAATACCCCAGTATTGTGGGGATTGGTATTGGCGGAGATGAACGCCGCGGCCCCGCCGAGCTTTTTCGTGGTCTTTACAGTGAAGCGCGCGATGCCGGACTGCATCTGACCGTCCATGCCGGGGAAGCCGTAGGGCCGGAAAGCATCTGGGGAGCGCTGAATCTCGGGGCAGAGCGGCTGGGCCATGCGTTGACCGCCATCGAAGACCCAGAGCTAGTGCATGTGCTTGCCGAACGCCAGATTCCGGTGGAGATCTGCATGACCTCCAACCTGCGCACGGGCTGCTGTGCGCGCCTTCAGGACCATCCGGTGCGGCGATATTTTGATTCCGGCCTGCTGGTTACTCTGAACTCGGATGATCCGGCGATGTTTGGCAGCAATCTGGAAGGGGAGTTTCTTCTGGCCCACCAGGAGTTTGGCTTTACTGAGGAGCATCTGCGTGAGCTTGCGGCCAATTCGATTGAGGCCAGTTTTCTTCCGGCAGAGCAAAAAGTGCGCTGGTTACATCAAATCGAACAGAGCATTGAATGA
- a CDS encoding ATP-dependent helicase: MQQLLDKLNPQQRAAVEAVDGPVLILAGAGSGKTRVITHRIAYLIGERGVAPDAVLAVTFTNKAAAEMGERVEKLIGHSTLAKPLIATFHSFCVRMLRRDIEALRVGNEGLTKTFAIYDENDQQNLVKQIMRRMGLDDKQLTPRVVLSRISWAKNHMMDPQEYFLQSADPVSEKVAHIFEAYRKELRKNNAVDFDDLLLEAVRLLKVSAEVREKYNRRYRYLLIDEYQDTNRPQYELMKLLAGEAKNVCVVGDEDQSIYSWRGADIRNILEFEKDFPNAKVIRLEQNYRSTQVILEAAGAVVARNSQRKGKRLWTAREGGTKIGYYEAPDGENEALFIADYIQKYLRKAGQEQEDVRIAVLYRTNSQSRLIEEALRRYGISYTMVGGFSFYERAEIKDLLSYLKLVQNPHDSIALQRVINVPARGIGKATLETLERIALETGTSTWTAMERALAERLVPTRACIALDSFRKLIEDARAMLAGQFAEKLTADIAEEAAPASDEDTSFDFGTEDQHGFAFSDDVSFNPFEESSGLKGEIEEMVEDRKVPEFRQPGDAATLPELIRFIIDRSGYIRALEEEGTPEAFSRIENLKELANAAQDAQERGETLDEFLDHAALVSDADQYDANARVTLMTLHSAKGLEFPLVLLAGMEEGLFPHSRTLNDPEQMEEERRLAYVGMTRAMDALVLTRARYRRRYGNDMPEASMPSRFLEEVPPHLLEDLSGGQRPAASWGGYAASYTQQPSWMRRRTSSDDFEGSRHYNYEDEDQRPAQRGRGEDSFDNIAQFFGARGKSAVPRPVVEAAGPKSTSGLKSGQRVRHPKYGEGVVFRREGDGEDAKVTVQFTRFGVKKLVEKFAQLERL, translated from the coding sequence TTGCAGCAGCTACTGGACAAGTTGAATCCGCAGCAGAGGGCCGCGGTAGAGGCCGTCGACGGCCCGGTTCTGATTCTTGCCGGCGCAGGATCAGGGAAAACACGTGTCATTACGCATCGCATCGCATATCTGATTGGGGAGCGCGGCGTGGCCCCGGATGCGGTCCTGGCCGTGACCTTCACCAACAAGGCCGCTGCCGAGATGGGCGAGCGTGTCGAGAAGCTCATCGGCCACTCGACGCTGGCCAAGCCGCTGATTGCCACGTTTCATTCCTTTTGCGTACGAATGCTGCGGCGGGACATTGAGGCCCTGCGCGTGGGCAATGAAGGACTGACGAAGACCTTCGCCATCTACGACGAAAACGATCAACAAAATCTGGTGAAGCAGATCATGCGGCGCATGGGCCTCGACGACAAGCAATTGACGCCGCGCGTGGTGCTTTCGCGCATCTCCTGGGCAAAGAACCACATGATGGATCCGCAGGAATATTTTCTGCAGTCGGCCGACCCCGTCAGCGAAAAAGTGGCGCACATCTTTGAGGCCTACAGGAAAGAGCTGCGCAAGAACAATGCCGTGGACTTTGACGATCTGCTGCTGGAGGCGGTGCGGCTGCTGAAGGTCTCTGCCGAAGTACGAGAGAAATATAATCGGCGCTATCGCTATCTGCTGATTGATGAGTACCAGGACACCAACCGTCCGCAGTATGAGCTGATGAAGCTGCTGGCAGGCGAGGCGAAAAATGTCTGTGTGGTGGGCGATGAAGACCAGAGCATCTACTCCTGGCGCGGCGCCGACATCCGCAACATTCTTGAGTTTGAGAAAGACTTTCCGAATGCGAAGGTCATTCGCCTGGAGCAGAACTATCGCTCGACGCAGGTCATTCTGGAAGCTGCCGGGGCGGTCGTGGCGCGCAATTCGCAGCGCAAGGGCAAACGCCTGTGGACGGCGCGCGAGGGCGGCACCAAGATTGGCTACTACGAGGCCCCGGACGGTGAAAACGAAGCGCTGTTTATTGCCGATTACATCCAGAAATATCTGCGCAAGGCCGGGCAGGAGCAGGAGGATGTTCGCATTGCCGTGCTCTATCGCACAAACTCGCAGTCCCGCCTGATTGAAGAAGCGCTGCGGCGGTATGGGATCAGCTACACCATGGTCGGGGGCTTTTCCTTCTATGAGCGCGCAGAAATCAAAGACCTGCTGAGTTATCTGAAGCTGGTACAGAACCCGCATGATTCCATTGCCTTGCAGCGCGTCATCAATGTTCCGGCACGCGGCATTGGCAAGGCGACCCTGGAGACCCTGGAACGCATTGCTCTGGAAACCGGGACCAGCACCTGGACGGCAATGGAGCGCGCGCTCGCAGAAAGACTTGTCCCCACACGGGCCTGCATTGCTCTGGACAGCTTCCGCAAGCTGATTGAAGACGCGCGGGCCATGCTGGCAGGACAATTTGCCGAGAAGCTGACAGCGGACATCGCAGAAGAGGCCGCGCCTGCATCCGACGAAGACACGAGCTTTGATTTTGGCACCGAAGACCAGCATGGCTTTGCATTTTCCGACGATGTCTCCTTCAACCCTTTTGAAGAAAGTTCAGGGTTGAAGGGTGAGATTGAGGAGATGGTTGAGGACAGGAAAGTCCCTGAGTTTCGCCAGCCAGGAGACGCGGCCACTCTGCCAGAGCTGATCCGCTTCATCATTGACCGCAGCGGATATATCCGCGCGCTGGAGGAAGAAGGGACTCCCGAGGCGTTCTCACGGATTGAAAACCTGAAGGAGCTGGCCAATGCGGCCCAGGATGCACAGGAGCGCGGCGAGACCCTGGATGAATTTCTGGACCACGCGGCACTTGTAAGCGACGCCGATCAGTATGATGCCAATGCGCGTGTCACGCTGATGACGCTGCACTCGGCCAAAGGCCTGGAGTTTCCTCTGGTGTTGCTGGCCGGGATGGAAGAGGGCCTATTTCCGCACTCACGAACGCTGAATGATCCGGAGCAGATGGAAGAGGAGCGCCGCCTTGCCTACGTTGGCATGACGCGGGCAATGGATGCACTGGTTCTGACGAGGGCGCGATATCGCAGGCGCTATGGGAATGACATGCCGGAAGCTTCGATGCCATCGCGATTTCTGGAAGAAGTGCCCCCACATCTGCTCGAAGACCTGAGTGGAGGGCAGCGTCCGGCAGCAAGCTGGGGCGGATACGCGGCTTCCTATACGCAGCAGCCTTCATGGATGCGCCGCCGCACTTCCAGCGACGATTTCGAGGGCAGCCGTCATTACAACTACGAGGACGAAGACCAGCGTCCGGCGCAGCGGGGCCGCGGTGAAGACTCCTTCGATAACATTGCGCAGTTTTTCGGGGCGCGCGGAAAGTCCGCCGTCCCGCGGCCCGTGGTGGAAGCTGCGGGGCCAAAGAGCACTTCCGGGCTGAAGAGCGGGCAACGCGTACGTCACCCCAAGTATGGCGAAGGCGTCGTCTTCCGGCGCGAGGGGGATGGGGAAGACGCCAAAGTCACGGTACAATTTACAAGGTTCGGTGTGAAAAAGCTGGTGGAAAAATTCGCCCAGCTGGAACGGCTATAG
- the acnA gene encoding aconitate hydratase AcnA, producing the protein MSQVGNSFGSRSELKSGNRTYEIFRLDALEKAGVNLARLPYSLRILLENLLRQEDGKSVTAEDIEFLAKWDPKAEPSREIAYMPARVLMQDFTGVPAIVDLAAMRDAMKQLGGDPQKINPLQPAELVIDHSVQVDEFGTPKSYELNTMLEFQRNRERYAFLKWGQSAFRNFSVVPPGMGICHQVNLEYLARVVFTTNGEKPLAYPDTLVGTDSHTTMINGLGVLGWGVGGIEAEAAMLGQPVSMLVPQVVGFKLTGKLREGATATDLVLTVTEMLRKLGVVGKFVEFYGPGVSELPLADRATIGNMAPEYGATCGIFPVDAETLRYLRLTGRSEEQIQLVEAYYKEQGLFHTASSPEAEYSQTISLDLATVEPSVAGPKRPQDRVRLSEAGANFKKQLPNLLGPNADKNGVRQVLRWEGEGGHPAESVDAAAGTHETGPITTVKERFGVDVDKYLDHGSIVIAAITSCTNTSNPSVMLAAGILAKKAVEKGLSVPPWVKTSLAPGSRVVTDYYEKSGLLPYLEKLRFNVVGYGCTTCIGNSGPLPTDVSKAIEDHGLVAVSVLSGNRNFEGRINSDVRANYLMSPPLVVAYALAGRIDVDLEKEPLGKGRDGQPVYLKDIWPTQKEVADTIAACVDSDGFRKEYATVTQGDSNWQGLQFPGGNVYQWEADSTYIRKAPYFDGMPAKPVPVEDIHGARVLAVLGDSVTTDHISPAGSIKPNSPAGKYLTEHGVKPADFNSYGSRRGNHEVMVRGTFANVRLRNKLAPGTEGGVTRLLPEGEQMSIYDASVKYAERRVPLIILAGKEYGSGSSRDWAAKGPRLLGVRAVIAESYERIHRSNLVGMGILPLQFVDGQNAEGLGLTGEEVYDFPGLKALLDAKFAHGRILKVRATSPDGKVKEFETRVRIDTPQEILYYENGGILQYVLRQLAAR; encoded by the coding sequence ATGAGCCAGGTTGGAAACAGTTTTGGCAGCCGGTCGGAGTTGAAGTCCGGCAACCGTACCTATGAGATCTTCCGCCTCGACGCGCTCGAAAAGGCCGGTGTAAACCTTGCGCGTCTGCCCTATAGCCTGCGCATTCTGCTGGAAAACCTGCTCCGGCAGGAGGACGGCAAAAGCGTGACTGCCGAGGACATTGAGTTTCTCGCCAAGTGGGACCCGAAGGCCGAACCCTCGCGCGAAATTGCCTACATGCCTGCGCGTGTTCTGATGCAGGACTTTACGGGTGTCCCTGCGATTGTGGACCTGGCTGCAATGCGTGACGCCATGAAGCAACTGGGCGGCGACCCACAGAAGATCAATCCGCTACAGCCCGCCGAGCTGGTCATTGACCACTCCGTGCAGGTGGACGAGTTCGGAACGCCGAAATCGTACGAACTCAATACCATGCTGGAGTTCCAGCGCAACCGCGAGCGGTATGCCTTCCTCAAGTGGGGGCAGTCGGCCTTTCGCAATTTCTCAGTGGTTCCTCCGGGCATGGGCATCTGCCATCAGGTCAACCTGGAGTACCTGGCCCGTGTGGTCTTCACCACAAACGGCGAAAAGCCGCTGGCCTACCCTGACACGCTGGTCGGAACGGATTCACACACAACCATGATTAACGGTCTGGGCGTTCTTGGCTGGGGCGTCGGTGGTATTGAGGCCGAGGCGGCCATGCTCGGACAGCCGGTTTCCATGCTGGTGCCGCAGGTGGTCGGCTTCAAGCTGACCGGCAAGCTGCGTGAAGGAGCGACAGCCACCGACCTGGTGCTGACCGTGACTGAGATGCTGCGCAAACTCGGCGTAGTGGGTAAGTTCGTCGAGTTCTACGGCCCGGGCGTCAGCGAACTTCCGCTGGCGGACCGCGCCACCATCGGCAATATGGCCCCCGAATATGGCGCGACCTGCGGCATCTTCCCAGTGGACGCCGAGACCCTGCGCTACCTGCGTCTCACCGGCCGCAGCGAGGAGCAGATCCAGCTGGTCGAGGCCTACTACAAGGAACAGGGACTCTTCCACACCGCCAGCTCACCGGAAGCCGAATATTCGCAGACCATCTCGCTGGACCTGGCCACTGTAGAGCCAAGCGTGGCCGGCCCCAAGCGCCCTCAGGACCGCGTGCGTCTGAGCGAGGCAGGAGCCAACTTCAAAAAACAGCTTCCCAACCTGCTCGGCCCCAATGCGGACAAGAATGGCGTCCGCCAGGTGCTGCGCTGGGAAGGCGAGGGTGGCCATCCGGCCGAGAGCGTGGACGCTGCTGCGGGTACGCATGAGACCGGACCCATCACTACGGTGAAAGAACGCTTTGGTGTGGACGTGGACAAATATCTGGACCACGGCTCCATCGTCATCGCCGCGATCACAAGCTGCACCAATACTTCGAACCCCTCGGTCATGCTGGCGGCCGGAATTCTGGCCAAAAAGGCGGTCGAGAAGGGCCTGAGCGTGCCACCCTGGGTGAAGACCTCTCTGGCCCCGGGCTCGCGCGTAGTGACGGATTATTACGAGAAGTCCGGCCTGCTGCCGTATCTTGAAAAGCTGCGCTTCAATGTTGTGGGATATGGCTGCACCACTTGCATTGGAAACTCCGGGCCTTTGCCGACGGACGTATCCAAGGCCATCGAAGATCACGGTCTGGTGGCGGTCTCCGTACTGAGCGGAAACCGGAATTTTGAAGGCCGCATCAACTCCGATGTCCGCGCCAACTATCTGATGTCGCCTCCACTTGTGGTCGCCTATGCGCTGGCCGGACGGATTGACGTGGACCTTGAGAAAGAACCTCTGGGCAAGGGCAGGGACGGACAGCCGGTCTATCTCAAAGACATCTGGCCAACCCAGAAGGAGGTCGCCGATACCATCGCTGCCTGCGTGGATTCCGATGGCTTCCGCAAGGAATACGCCACCGTCACACAAGGCGACAGCAACTGGCAGGGACTTCAGTTTCCGGGCGGAAACGTCTACCAGTGGGAGGCGGACTCCACCTATATCCGCAAAGCCCCCTACTTTGACGGGATGCCTGCAAAACCTGTGCCCGTAGAAGACATTCATGGCGCGCGCGTACTGGCCGTTCTGGGCGACAGCGTCACTACAGACCACATCTCTCCAGCTGGTTCGATCAAACCGAACTCACCTGCCGGCAAGTACCTGACCGAACATGGGGTAAAGCCAGCAGACTTTAACTCCTACGGCTCGCGCCGTGGTAACCATGAAGTCATGGTGCGCGGCACCTTCGCCAATGTTCGCCTGCGCAACAAGCTCGCTCCGGGAACCGAAGGCGGAGTGACGCGCCTGCTGCCCGAGGGCGAACAGATGAGCATTTACGACGCCAGCGTGAAATACGCCGAACGCCGAGTGCCGCTGATCATCCTGGCCGGGAAGGAATACGGCTCCGGCTCCTCGCGTGACTGGGCCGCCAAAGGTCCCCGCCTGCTGGGTGTGCGCGCTGTGATTGCCGAAAGCTATGAACGCATTCACCGTTCCAACCTGGTCGGCATGGGCATCCTCCCGCTCCAGTTTGTAGACGGGCAGAATGCGGAAGGCCTGGGCCTCACCGGCGAAGAAGTCTATGACTTTCCTGGGTTGAAGGCGCTGCTTGACGCAAAATTTGCCCATGGACGCATCCTCAAGGTCCGGGCCACCTCACCCGATGGCAAAGTCAAAGAGTTCGAGACCCGGGTGCGCATCGATACACCGCAGGAAATTCTTTACTACGAGAATGGCGGGATTCTGCAGTACGTGCTGCGGCAGCTGGCGGCCAGGTAA